In the Malus domestica chromosome 16, GDT2T_hap1 genome, one interval contains:
- the LOC103452734 gene encoding CBL-interacting serine/threonine-protein kinase 1-like isoform X3 yields MRNDSSHEIMFIMKVVASKTKIYMVLEYVTGGELFDKIAHNGKLTETEGRKLFQQLIDGVSYCHNKGVSHRDLKLENVLVDAKGNIKISDFGLSALPQDFREDGLLHTTCGSPNYVAPEILANKGYDGATSDVWSCGVILYVILTGFLPFDDRNLAVLYQKILKGETSIPKWLSPGAKNLLKRILDPNPATRITMTGIKPDEWFKQDYSPVNPDEEEEDKNVDDEAFSIHEVPSEEERSPDAQHPYTHINAFQLIGMSSCLDLSGFFEKEDVSERKIRFTSNHSAKDLLEKIEEIVLEMGYCVQKKNGRLKVMEEHKGERSACSLSVAAEVFEISPSLFVVELRKSCGDSSAYRQLCKKLSNDLGVPSSQELLTS; encoded by the exons ATGAG GAATGACTCCTCACATGAAATCATGTTTATCATGAAGGTTGTAGCAAGCAAAACCAAGATTTACATGGTCCTCGAATATGTTACTGGCGGcgaattgtttgacaaaatt GCACACAACGGAAAACTTACAGAGACCGAAGGCAGGAAGCTTTTCCAACAATTAATCGACGGTGTGAGCTACTGTCACAACAAAGGCGTCTCCCATCGGGATCTTAAG CTGGAGAATGTTCTTGTCGATGCTAAGGGGAACATAAAGATATCGGACTTTGGCCTTAGCGCTTTGCCCCAGGATTTTCGG GAAGATGGTTTGCTTCATACAACCTGTGGAAGCCCCAACTATGTTGCTCCCGAGATTCTTGCTAACAAAGGTTATGATGGTGCCACCTCCGATGTATGGTCATGTGGTGTCATCTTATACGTCATTCTCACCGGATTTCTCCCTTTCGATGATAGAAATCTTGCAGTTCTCTATCAGAAG ATCTTAAAGGGCGAAACTTCGATACCGAAATGGTTATCACCCGGTGCAAAAAACTTGCTCAAGAGGATTCTCGATCCCAACCCTGCTACCAGAATAACAATGACTGGCATCAAGCCAGACGAATGGTTCAAGCAGGATTACTCTCCTGTAAAtcctgatgaagaagaagaagataaaaacGTCGATGATGAAGCTTTCTCAATACATGAAGTG CCATCTGAGGAGGAGAGGAGTCCAGACGCCCAGCACCCATACACGCATATCAATGCCTTTCAGTTGATCGGAATGTCCTCATGTCTAGACCTCTCCGGCTTCTTTGAGAAAGAG GATGTGTCTGAGAGGAAGATTAGATTTACGTCGAACCACTCTGCTAAAGATTTGCTCGAGAAAATCGAAGAAATTGTATTGGAGATGGGATATTGTGTCCAGAAGAAAAATGGAAGG TTGAAAGTGATGGAAGAACACAAGGGGGAGAGAAGTGCGTGCAGTCTATCAGTTGCAGCAGAG GTGTTTGAGATAAGCCCATCTTTATTTGTAGTAGAGTTGAGAAAATCATGTGGTGATTCTTCTGCATATAGACAG TTGTGTAAAAAGCTTTCAAATGATTTAGGTGTTCCCTCAAGCCAAGAGTTGCTGACTAGCTGA
- the LOC103452734 gene encoding CBL-interacting serine/threonine-protein kinase 1-like gives MVIVSNSRNYSNKGMRLGKYELGRTLGEGNFGKVKFAKNVESGQSFAVKILEKTKIIDLKFTDQIKNEIGTLKLLKHPNVVRLHEVVASKTKIYMVLEYVTGGELFDKIAHNGKLTETEGRKLFQQLIDGVSYCHNKGVSHRDLKLENVLVDAKGNIKISDFGLSALPQDFREDGLLHTTCGSPNYVAPEILANKGYDGATSDVWSCGVILYVILTGFLPFDDRNLAVLYQKILKGETSIPKWLSPGAKNLLKRILDPNPATRITMTGIKPDEWFKQDYSPVNPDEEEEDKNVDDEAFSIHEVPSEEERSPDAQHPYTHINAFQLIGMSSCLDLSGFFEKEDVSERKIRFTSNHSAKDLLEKIEEIVLEMGYCVQKKNGRLKVMEEHKGERSACSLSVAAEVFEISPSLFVVELRKSCGDSSAYRQLCKKLSNDLGVPSSQELLTS, from the exons ATGGTGATCGTGAGCAACAGTCGAAATTACAGTAACAAGGGAATGCGACTGGGGAAATACGAGCTCGGAAGGACACTTGGCGAGGGTAATTTCGGGAAAGTCAAATTTGCTAAGAACGTCGAGTCCGGCCAGTCCTTTGCCGTTAAGATTCTGGAGAagaccaaaattattgaccttaAATTCACCGACCAG ATAAAGAATGAGATTGGAACATTGAAACTACTGAAGCATCCAAACGTTGTCAGATTACATGAG GTTGTAGCAAGCAAAACCAAGATTTACATGGTCCTCGAATATGTTACTGGCGGcgaattgtttgacaaaatt GCACACAACGGAAAACTTACAGAGACCGAAGGCAGGAAGCTTTTCCAACAATTAATCGACGGTGTGAGCTACTGTCACAACAAAGGCGTCTCCCATCGGGATCTTAAG CTGGAGAATGTTCTTGTCGATGCTAAGGGGAACATAAAGATATCGGACTTTGGCCTTAGCGCTTTGCCCCAGGATTTTCGG GAAGATGGTTTGCTTCATACAACCTGTGGAAGCCCCAACTATGTTGCTCCCGAGATTCTTGCTAACAAAGGTTATGATGGTGCCACCTCCGATGTATGGTCATGTGGTGTCATCTTATACGTCATTCTCACCGGATTTCTCCCTTTCGATGATAGAAATCTTGCAGTTCTCTATCAGAAG ATCTTAAAGGGCGAAACTTCGATACCGAAATGGTTATCACCCGGTGCAAAAAACTTGCTCAAGAGGATTCTCGATCCCAACCCTGCTACCAGAATAACAATGACTGGCATCAAGCCAGACGAATGGTTCAAGCAGGATTACTCTCCTGTAAAtcctgatgaagaagaagaagataaaaacGTCGATGATGAAGCTTTCTCAATACATGAAGTG CCATCTGAGGAGGAGAGGAGTCCAGACGCCCAGCACCCATACACGCATATCAATGCCTTTCAGTTGATCGGAATGTCCTCATGTCTAGACCTCTCCGGCTTCTTTGAGAAAGAG GATGTGTCTGAGAGGAAGATTAGATTTACGTCGAACCACTCTGCTAAAGATTTGCTCGAGAAAATCGAAGAAATTGTATTGGAGATGGGATATTGTGTCCAGAAGAAAAATGGAAGG TTGAAAGTGATGGAAGAACACAAGGGGGAGAGAAGTGCGTGCAGTCTATCAGTTGCAGCAGAG GTGTTTGAGATAAGCCCATCTTTATTTGTAGTAGAGTTGAGAAAATCATGTGGTGATTCTTCTGCATATAGACAG TTGTGTAAAAAGCTTTCAAATGATTTAGGTGTTCCCTCAAGCCAAGAGTTGCTGACTAGCTGA
- the LOC103452734 gene encoding CBL-interacting serine/threonine-protein kinase 1-like isoform X1 → MVIVSNSRNYSNKGMRLGKYELGRTLGEGNFGKVKFAKNVESGQSFAVKILEKTKIIDLKFTDQIKNEIGTLKLLKHPNVVRLHEVVASKTKIYMVLEYVTGGELFDKIAHNGKLTETEGRKLFQQLIDGVSYCHNKGVSHRDLKLENVLVDAKGNIKISDFGLSALPQDFREDGLLHTTCGSPNYVAPEILANKGYDGATSDVWSCGVILYVILTGFLPFDDRNLAVLYQKILKGETSIPKWLSPGAKNLLKRILDPNPATRITMTGIKPDEWFKQDYSPVNPDEEEEDKNVDDEAFSIHEVPSEEERSPDAQHPYTHINAFQLIGMSSCLDLSGFFEKEDVSERKIRFTSNHSAKDLLEKIEEIVLEMGYCVQKKNGRLKVMEEHKGERSACSLSVAAEVFEISPSLFVVELRKSCGDSSAYRQALNPVFGYVQLCKKLSNDLGVPSSQELLTS, encoded by the exons ATGGTGATCGTGAGCAACAGTCGAAATTACAGTAACAAGGGAATGCGACTGGGGAAATACGAGCTCGGAAGGACACTTGGCGAGGGTAATTTCGGGAAAGTCAAATTTGCTAAGAACGTCGAGTCCGGCCAGTCCTTTGCCGTTAAGATTCTGGAGAagaccaaaattattgaccttaAATTCACCGACCAG ATAAAGAATGAGATTGGAACATTGAAACTACTGAAGCATCCAAACGTTGTCAGATTACATGAG GTTGTAGCAAGCAAAACCAAGATTTACATGGTCCTCGAATATGTTACTGGCGGcgaattgtttgacaaaatt GCACACAACGGAAAACTTACAGAGACCGAAGGCAGGAAGCTTTTCCAACAATTAATCGACGGTGTGAGCTACTGTCACAACAAAGGCGTCTCCCATCGGGATCTTAAG CTGGAGAATGTTCTTGTCGATGCTAAGGGGAACATAAAGATATCGGACTTTGGCCTTAGCGCTTTGCCCCAGGATTTTCGG GAAGATGGTTTGCTTCATACAACCTGTGGAAGCCCCAACTATGTTGCTCCCGAGATTCTTGCTAACAAAGGTTATGATGGTGCCACCTCCGATGTATGGTCATGTGGTGTCATCTTATACGTCATTCTCACCGGATTTCTCCCTTTCGATGATAGAAATCTTGCAGTTCTCTATCAGAAG ATCTTAAAGGGCGAAACTTCGATACCGAAATGGTTATCACCCGGTGCAAAAAACTTGCTCAAGAGGATTCTCGATCCCAACCCTGCTACCAGAATAACAATGACTGGCATCAAGCCAGACGAATGGTTCAAGCAGGATTACTCTCCTGTAAAtcctgatgaagaagaagaagataaaaacGTCGATGATGAAGCTTTCTCAATACATGAAGTG CCATCTGAGGAGGAGAGGAGTCCAGACGCCCAGCACCCATACACGCATATCAATGCCTTTCAGTTGATCGGAATGTCCTCATGTCTAGACCTCTCCGGCTTCTTTGAGAAAGAG GATGTGTCTGAGAGGAAGATTAGATTTACGTCGAACCACTCTGCTAAAGATTTGCTCGAGAAAATCGAAGAAATTGTATTGGAGATGGGATATTGTGTCCAGAAGAAAAATGGAAGG TTGAAAGTGATGGAAGAACACAAGGGGGAGAGAAGTGCGTGCAGTCTATCAGTTGCAGCAGAG GTGTTTGAGATAAGCCCATCTTTATTTGTAGTAGAGTTGAGAAAATCATGTGGTGATTCTTCTGCATATAGACAG GCATTAAATCCAGTTTTTGGGTATGTGCAGTTGTGTAAAAAGCTTTCAAATGATTTAGGTGTTCCCTCAAGCCAAGAGTTGCTGACTAGCTGA
- the LOC103452734 gene encoding CBL-interacting serine/threonine-protein kinase 1-like isoform X2, protein MRNDSSHEIMFIMKVVASKTKIYMVLEYVTGGELFDKIAHNGKLTETEGRKLFQQLIDGVSYCHNKGVSHRDLKLENVLVDAKGNIKISDFGLSALPQDFREDGLLHTTCGSPNYVAPEILANKGYDGATSDVWSCGVILYVILTGFLPFDDRNLAVLYQKILKGETSIPKWLSPGAKNLLKRILDPNPATRITMTGIKPDEWFKQDYSPVNPDEEEEDKNVDDEAFSIHEVPSEEERSPDAQHPYTHINAFQLIGMSSCLDLSGFFEKEDVSERKIRFTSNHSAKDLLEKIEEIVLEMGYCVQKKNGRLKVMEEHKGERSACSLSVAAEVFEISPSLFVVELRKSCGDSSAYRQALNPVFGYVQLCKKLSNDLGVPSSQELLTS, encoded by the exons ATGAG GAATGACTCCTCACATGAAATCATGTTTATCATGAAGGTTGTAGCAAGCAAAACCAAGATTTACATGGTCCTCGAATATGTTACTGGCGGcgaattgtttgacaaaatt GCACACAACGGAAAACTTACAGAGACCGAAGGCAGGAAGCTTTTCCAACAATTAATCGACGGTGTGAGCTACTGTCACAACAAAGGCGTCTCCCATCGGGATCTTAAG CTGGAGAATGTTCTTGTCGATGCTAAGGGGAACATAAAGATATCGGACTTTGGCCTTAGCGCTTTGCCCCAGGATTTTCGG GAAGATGGTTTGCTTCATACAACCTGTGGAAGCCCCAACTATGTTGCTCCCGAGATTCTTGCTAACAAAGGTTATGATGGTGCCACCTCCGATGTATGGTCATGTGGTGTCATCTTATACGTCATTCTCACCGGATTTCTCCCTTTCGATGATAGAAATCTTGCAGTTCTCTATCAGAAG ATCTTAAAGGGCGAAACTTCGATACCGAAATGGTTATCACCCGGTGCAAAAAACTTGCTCAAGAGGATTCTCGATCCCAACCCTGCTACCAGAATAACAATGACTGGCATCAAGCCAGACGAATGGTTCAAGCAGGATTACTCTCCTGTAAAtcctgatgaagaagaagaagataaaaacGTCGATGATGAAGCTTTCTCAATACATGAAGTG CCATCTGAGGAGGAGAGGAGTCCAGACGCCCAGCACCCATACACGCATATCAATGCCTTTCAGTTGATCGGAATGTCCTCATGTCTAGACCTCTCCGGCTTCTTTGAGAAAGAG GATGTGTCTGAGAGGAAGATTAGATTTACGTCGAACCACTCTGCTAAAGATTTGCTCGAGAAAATCGAAGAAATTGTATTGGAGATGGGATATTGTGTCCAGAAGAAAAATGGAAGG TTGAAAGTGATGGAAGAACACAAGGGGGAGAGAAGTGCGTGCAGTCTATCAGTTGCAGCAGAG GTGTTTGAGATAAGCCCATCTTTATTTGTAGTAGAGTTGAGAAAATCATGTGGTGATTCTTCTGCATATAGACAG GCATTAAATCCAGTTTTTGGGTATGTGCAGTTGTGTAAAAAGCTTTCAAATGATTTAGGTGTTCCCTCAAGCCAAGAGTTGCTGACTAGCTGA